The DNA region GGCGGTCACCACCAGTGCCGTTAATGGCCTGGGGATGGGGGTCGCCGCCACCGCGGTGCTCATGGGTTCCAACGTGGTCATATCGATGCTCCGCAGGTTCATCCCCAACCAGATACGGATCCCCGCATTCATCGTGGTGATAGCTGGGTTCGTCACCATAATCCAGTTTCTGGTGTCCGCCTACGCCCCGGTGCTGGACAAGTCCCTGGGGATCTTCATCCCCCTGATCGTGGTCAACTGCATAATCCTGGCCCGGGCGGAGGCCTTTGCGTTCAAGAACGGGGTGATCCCCTCCCTGTTCGACGGGATCGGAATGGGCCTTGGCTTCACCGTGGCCTTGATGATCCTTGGGTCCATCCGGGAGATCATAGGGGCGGGAACCTTGTTCGGCTTCCACGTGCTCCCCGGCTACGTTCAGCCCGCCTTGGTGATGATCCTTGCCCCCGGTGGGTTCCTCACCATGGGGCTCATCATGGGCTTTCTCAACTATCGCAGGGACCTGGCCAGGCGCCGTCGCCCGGGTGGCACGGACCTGATAGACGCGGACTCCGACGCGGACAGGCTCGAGAAGCAGACCGCCTGCGCCGGATGTCAGATCTGCAGCGTTCTAAGGACGGAGGATGACGGAAGATGAGCCTCATAGCCATATTCCTGGGGGCGGTGTTCGTTCACAACATAATCCTCTCCCAGTTCCTCGGTTGCTGTCCGTTCCTGGGGGTCTCCTCCCGGCTGGAGACCGCCAAGGGCATGGGCATGGCGGTCATATTCGTGGTGTTCATGGCCTCCCTGATAACCTGGCTGCTCTACCACTTCGTGCTGGTCCCCATGGGGCTTCAGTACCTCTACACCCTGTCGTTCATCCTGGTGATAGCCTCCCTGGTCCAGCTGGTGGAGATGGCCCTCAAGAAGCTGAACCCCGCCCTGTACAAGTCCCTGGGGATCTTCCTGCCCCTCATCACCACCAACTGTGCGGTCCTCGGGGTGGCGGTCATAAACATGAACAAGGGCTACGGCCTCATCTCCAGCATGGTGAACGCGGTGGGCGCCTCGGTGGGCTTCCTGCTGGCCCTGATCCTCATGGCGGGGCTCCGGGAGAGGATAGACGCCAGCGATACCATGCCCCGCTGCATGAGGGGGCTCCCCATCGCCCTGGTGACCGCCAGCCTCATGGCGGTGGCCTTCATGGGCTTCGCGGGACTCATATAGGGGGTGGGATCCATGGGCATGGAAGGAACCTTGTTCCCCGCGGCGGTGCTGGGAGGCCTTGGGTTGGCCTTCGGGCTGTTGCTGGCGGTGGCGGCGGAGAAGTTCCGGGTCCAGGTGGACCCCAGGGTGGAGATGGTCCGGGATGCCCTCCCGGGGGCCAACTGCGGCGCCTGCGGCTACCCCGGTTGCGACGGCTACGCGGAGGCAGTGGTATCCGGGGAGGCGAAGCCCAACATGTGCGCCCCCGGGGGCGCTTCGGTGGCCACCGC from Thermanaerovibrio acidaminovorans DSM 6589 includes:
- a CDS encoding electron transport complex protein RnfA; the protein is MSLIAIFLGAVFVHNIILSQFLGCCPFLGVSSRLETAKGMGMAVIFVVFMASLITWLLYHFVLVPMGLQYLYTLSFILVIASLVQLVEMALKKLNPALYKSLGIFLPLITTNCAVLGVAVINMNKGYGLISSMVNAVGASVGFLLALILMAGLRERIDASDTMPRCMRGLPIALVTASLMAVAFMGFAGLI
- the rsxE gene encoding electron transport complex subunit RsxE, yielding MASFIERIRGGLAKENPVFVQAIGLCPTLAVTTSAVNGLGMGVAATAVLMGSNVVISMLRRFIPNQIRIPAFIVVIAGFVTIIQFLVSAYAPVLDKSLGIFIPLIVVNCIILARAEAFAFKNGVIPSLFDGIGMGLGFTVALMILGSIREIIGAGTLFGFHVLPGYVQPALVMILAPGGFLTMGLIMGFLNYRRDLARRRRPGGTDLIDADSDADRLEKQTACAGCQICSVLRTEDDGR